The DNA segment GGACAGCCCGCCGCTGTGGGCGTGGCAGGCGTTGCTGCAAGGAACGGGCGATGACACCCTGGACGGCGGGGCGTTCTCGTTCTTCTCCAATCTCGAGAGCTATGCGGTGCGCAACCGAATGGCCTTTGTCGTGCACGCCGCGGTGATCGTGCTGCTGCTCCTCGTGGTCGCCTGGGCCCGCGAGCAGATGCTTCCCCGTGTCGAGGAAGAGCCCGCGCTCGAGGGGATGTTGGGGGCGTTCCGCATTCCTTTGTCGGCGGCGGTGCTGCTGTCGATGCCTCTCACCTCCCTTCTCTACCCGGGCGCCCCCCATCTGCTGCGCGCTCTCGGGCTCGCGGTCACGCTTCTCGTCAGTGCCCGCGTGCTGATGCGTGTGCTCGACGGGCCGCTGCTGCGCATCCTCCGCCCCCTGTTCGTCTTCTGTGCCGTCGATCTGGTGCGCCCTCTGCTCGTCGGCCAGCCCCTGGCGCTTCGTCTCCTGTTCATCGCGGAGATGCTCTGCGCAGCGCTGTATGCCACCTACGTGCACGCACGCGCGAAGACCTTGCAGACGACCGATGACGCCGCGGTGTGGAGGCGGGTCTCCAAGGCTTCTCGTGTCTGTCAGGCCTTGTTCGCATTCGCGCTGCTCGCCAGTGTCGCGGGCTACATGGCCCTCTCGCGCATCGTTGGAGAGACGGTGCTCGACAGCATCTACTTCGGCCTGGTGCTGTGCGGCATCGAACGCGTGGTCGAAGGGCTCGTGATCTTCTCCACGCGCATTCCCCCCTTGTCGCGCCTTGCCGTCATCGACAACCATCGCGTTGCGCTGCGCCATCGGCTGAGACCGTTCCTGCGGCGGGTGATCATTGTCTCGTGGTTGCTCGTCGTGCTCAACAGGCTCACGTTGAGGCGAGACCTCTTCTCCTGGATGGGGAAGATGCTGACGACCTCCATCACCCTCGGCAGCATCAAGCTCACCGTGGGTGGGCTGGTGGGCTTCGGGGTTGCCGTATGGGGGGCGTTCGTCGTCACCCGCGTCATCGAGATCGTTCTCGACGAAGATGTCTACCCGCGCATGTCGCTGCCGCGAGGCCTTCCCTTCGTGATCTCGACCCTGGTGCGCTACACCGTGCTGCTTCTCGGGTTCGTGCTCGCGCTGGGGGCGCTGGGCATCGACATGACGCGCTTCACCATCGTGGTGGGCGCTTTCAGCGTGGGCATCGGCTTCGGCTTGCAGAACGTGGTGAACAACTTCGTCTCCGGCCTCATCCTGCTCTTCGAGCGTCCCGCGAACGTGGGCGACGTGCTCGAGGTGAACGGCCAGCTCGGGGAGCTCAAGACCATCGGGCTGCGGGCCAGCATCGTCGGCGTGGCCGATGGCTCGGAGATCATCCTTCCCAACAGCCTGCTCGTGTCGCAGCAGGTGGTGAACTGGACCCGCAGCGATCAGCGACGCCGCATCGACATCGAGATCCCTCTCTCGTATGACGTCGACCCGGACAAGGTCACCACGATCCTGCTCGAGACCGCCGCCCGCTGCCCGAAGATCTCGCGCGAGACCAGTCCCCAGGTCTACATCATGAAGCTGCAGGAAGATCACATGCTCTTCCAGCTGCGCGTGTGGAGCCCCCAGTTCGATGGCGGGCTGGCGCTGCGCAGCGCGTTGAGCCGCGATATCGTCGTGGCGCTGCACGAAGGTGGCATAAAGGTGAGAGGCGAGAGCGGATAGCGCCGCGTCCCCCGATTGTGTCAGAGGAATGCCCCGCGAGGGTACGAACTCTCGGGAATGCGCAACCGTATCGCCCTCATCGCTGTCCTTGTCGTCTCGCTGCTGCTGCCGGCCCTGGCCGACACGCCTGCCACGCCCCCTTCGCTCACCCTCGTCAAAGCCTGGCACGGCAAGGACGGCCCTGTGATGGGCGCAGATTTCCACCCCAAGGGAGGTCAGGTCGCCTTCGGTACGCAGTCCGGCGTGCTTCACGTGCGTGACCTCACCGGCAACGACAACAACAGCACCCTCAAGAACGCCGCGTGCTGGGTGGCCTACAGCCCCTTCGTGGTGGCGGCCAGTCCGAACGGCACCCCCCTGGGCATGTCATCGCTTGTCACCCTCGCGCCGGATTCCACCATGACCATCTGGTTCCCAGACACCTTCCAGCGCCAGGGCTACTACCCCGACTCGGGGACCAATGGGGCCTTGAGCGAGAACGGCCGGATCCTGGCGGTCACCTTCGGGAAGATGAAGATACACATCTGGCACATGGACCACTGGGATCCGTCGTGGCACTCCATCAAGATGGGGGAGCCGTCAGGGGTGAGCGGGCGCGTCACCACCCTCGGTCTGAACCAGAACGGCTCGGTTCTGGCGAGCGGCTACCTGCTCG comes from the Pseudomonadota bacterium genome and includes:
- a CDS encoding WD40 repeat domain-containing protein; amino-acid sequence: MRNRIALIAVLVVSLLLPALADTPATPPSLTLVKAWHGKDGPVMGADFHPKGGQVAFGTQSGVLHVRDLTGNDNNSTLKNAACWVAYSPFVVAASPNGTPLGMSSLVTLAPDSTMTIWFPDTFQRQGYYPDSGTNGALSENGRILAVTFGKMKIHIWHMDHWDPSWHSIKMGEPSGVSGRVTTLGLNQNGSVLASGYLLDDGKGALVIWDRLTGKQLNTLPLDQAPGQVCFTPKTKKMLAVVGR